The Deinococcus puniceus genome segment GCACCCAACTGGCGACGCCGCACACGCCTTCCATATCCACACTGATCACAACTTTCATGCCCAGAGCCTAGAGCGTTTGGGCCAGCAAAACCGCTGATGGTGGGTTTTAGGGGCGTGAGTGACTGGAAGGGCGGCGATCTTTCACATCCAGTAGGGAAGTTTTGACGTGTGGGACAGGTTTAGAGCTTTGTGAAGCGGAGTTGAGAAGCCTGATCAGTCTGTGTCGTAGCCAAGCAGTCAAAAGCGGGAGGCATGCCCTTTTCCATGGGGGCGGTGTTGGCGTGAGTTCAATTCCCAAAGCACCGACTTATGCGTGCTACCCTCATTCGTTATGAGTCGAGTGGCCCTGAAATCTGCCCGCGAAATCGAAACCATGCGCCGTGCGGGGGCGCTGGTGGCCGATACGTTCCGGGTGCTTGACCCCTTCGTGAAACCCGGCGTGACGTTGGCCGAGCTAGACCGGATTGCCGAAGAACACATCCGCAAAGGCGGCGCGACTCCGGCGTATCTAGGCTACGGCCCCAAAACCAACCCCTTTCCGGGCACCATCTGCGCCAGCGTCAACGAGGTCATCTGTCACGGCATTCCCGACGGGCGCGTGCTGGAAGAAGGCGACATTATCGGCGTAGACATCGGCGTACTGATGAACGGGATGTACGGCGACGCGTGCTTTACCTACACGGTGGGCAACGTGAGCGCCGAGGTGCAGGGCCTCGTAGACACCACCCGTGAGGCGCTGGCCGCTGGCCTAGAA includes the following:
- the map gene encoding type I methionyl aminopeptidase is translated as MSRVALKSAREIETMRRAGALVADTFRVLDPFVKPGVTLAELDRIAEEHIRKGGATPAYLGYGPKTNPFPGTICASVNEVICHGIPDGRVLEEGDIIGVDIGVLMNGMYGDACFTYTVGNVSAEVQGLVDTTREALAAGLEVVRPNARVGDIGHAIQTLAEGRGYGVVREYTGHGIGKRLHEEPTIYHHGARYTGLKLQPGMVFTIEPMINLGRPETRLLPDGWTVVTADKKPSAQFEHTLVVTAKGHEILTL